One stretch of Pseudomonas fluorescens Q2-87 DNA includes these proteins:
- a CDS encoding MFS transporter, which yields MSNSHTSQSTAAPTIASARDAVVPERLPSRRRWFMLSLLLIATIINYIDRVNISIAAPFLAKDLGLDKIEMGLIFSAFAWTYAIALVPAGFIADRFGSRFTYGVSLISWSTVTVCQGLATGFASLFGLRLAVGAMEAPAFPANSRAVTVWFPARERGLASSIYVCGQYLGTALFTGALLWLATTYDWRHVFYSTGALGIVFGVAWLFLYRDPMNCKKVSKEELKYIEAGGGLVKSSQERTRFNWRQIAELFSYRQVWAICIGKFASTSALYFFLTWFPTYLIEERQLTMIKAGIFAVLPFVGATVGILLAGIVSDLLIRRGYSLSFARKLPLVVGSMLGMSIVLVNFTDSNVICIAILTIAFFAQGIASSSWAAVSEVAPKELIGLTGGITSLAANIGGIVTPIVIGAIVHKTGSFALAFWFIGGVALIGTLSYSLLLGRLYRIELKAR from the coding sequence ATGTCGAATTCCCACACCTCCCAGTCCACCGCCGCGCCGACCATTGCCAGCGCCCGGGACGCCGTCGTGCCTGAGCGGCTGCCGTCGCGGCGGCGCTGGTTCATGCTGTCGTTGCTGCTGATCGCGACGATCATCAACTACATCGACCGAGTGAACATCTCGATTGCCGCGCCGTTCCTCGCCAAGGACCTGGGCCTGGACAAGATCGAGATGGGTCTGATTTTTTCCGCGTTCGCCTGGACCTACGCAATCGCCTTGGTGCCCGCCGGGTTCATTGCCGACCGCTTCGGTTCGCGCTTCACTTACGGCGTGTCATTGATCAGTTGGTCGACCGTTACCGTGTGCCAGGGCTTGGCCACAGGGTTTGCCTCGCTGTTCGGTTTGCGCCTGGCAGTCGGCGCGATGGAAGCACCGGCGTTCCCGGCCAACAGCCGTGCGGTCACGGTGTGGTTCCCGGCGCGTGAGCGGGGCTTGGCCAGCAGCATTTACGTCTGTGGCCAATACCTGGGCACCGCATTGTTTACCGGCGCGCTGCTGTGGCTGGCGACTACTTACGATTGGCGCCATGTGTTCTACAGCACCGGTGCATTGGGTATCGTTTTCGGTGTCGCCTGGCTGTTCCTGTATCGCGACCCGATGAACTGCAAGAAGGTCAGCAAGGAAGAACTCAAGTACATCGAAGCCGGCGGCGGGCTGGTCAAGAGCAGCCAGGAGCGCACCCGATTCAACTGGCGGCAGATCGCCGAGCTGTTCAGCTATCGGCAGGTCTGGGCGATTTGCATCGGTAAATTCGCCAGCACTTCGGCCTTGTACTTTTTTCTCACCTGGTTCCCGACCTACCTGATCGAAGAGCGTCAGTTGACCATGATCAAGGCCGGGATCTTCGCCGTGCTGCCGTTCGTGGGGGCGACGGTGGGCATTCTGCTCGCCGGGATCGTGTCCGATCTGCTGATACGTCGCGGCTATTCATTGTCCTTTGCGCGCAAATTGCCGCTGGTGGTCGGGTCGATGTTGGGCATGTCCATCGTGCTGGTGAATTTCACCGACTCGAACGTGATCTGCATTGCCATCTTGACCATCGCCTTTTTCGCCCAAGGGATCGCGTCGTCCTCGTGGGCGGCCGTGTCGGAAGTGGCGCCCAAGGAACTGATCGGGCTGACCGGCGGAATCACCAGTCTGGCGGCCAATATCGGCGGCATCGTCACGCCCATTGTGATTGGTGCGATCGTGCACAAGACCGGCTCATTCGCCTTGGCCTTCTGGTTCATCGGCGGTGTCGCGCTGATCGGCACCTTGTCCTATTCGTTGCTGCTCGGTCGTTTGTACCGCATCGAACTCAAGGCGCGCTGA
- a CDS encoding DUF1206 domain-containing protein, whose protein sequence is MSPHHSLVLLARGGYAARGVIYLIMGIFALLAARDSSNPKDSHSSLEALLSQPFGHALVGLVVMGLLAFAGWRVLQATRDVDHHGKELKGVVIRMGLLAGGLINGALAFFALTLLVSGLKNSGGSGGGQTQDLLARLLSWDHSNILIYLIALVPLGVGIAHIIKGWKASFEKYFEADEDVMRYVRPVSRFGLIARGIVFIEIALLLMVSGSAYKAMDPPGMKDALNALQNLPAGGVVLMLMALGLIAFSVYSFAEAAWRRINMDVPGMSQA, encoded by the coding sequence ATGTCACCCCACCATAGCTTGGTCTTACTGGCACGAGGCGGTTACGCCGCTCGCGGTGTCATTTATCTGATCATGGGTATCTTCGCGCTGCTGGCGGCTCGAGATTCAAGCAACCCGAAGGACAGCCATAGCAGCCTGGAGGCGCTGCTCAGCCAGCCCTTCGGCCATGCCTTGGTCGGCCTGGTGGTCATGGGCCTGCTCGCCTTCGCCGGGTGGCGCGTGTTGCAGGCCACCCGCGACGTCGATCATCACGGCAAGGAACTTAAAGGCGTGGTGATTCGCATGGGCTTGCTGGCGGGCGGCTTGATCAACGGCGCGCTCGCGTTCTTTGCATTGACGCTGCTGGTCAGCGGGTTGAAAAACTCCGGCGGCTCCGGTGGCGGACAGACCCAGGATCTACTGGCGCGCCTGTTGTCCTGGGACCACTCCAATATCCTGATTTACCTCATCGCCCTGGTGCCGCTGGGGGTGGGCATCGCTCACATCATCAAGGGCTGGAAAGCGTCATTCGAGAAGTACTTCGAAGCGGACGAAGACGTCATGCGCTATGTGCGCCCGGTGTCGCGCTTCGGTCTTATCGCCCGAGGTATCGTCTTCATCGAAATCGCCCTGCTGTTGATGGTCAGCGGCTCGGCTTACAAAGCCATGGACCCACCCGGGATGAAAGACGCCCTCAATGCACTTCAGAACCTGCCGGCCGGCGGTGTGGTCCTGATGCTGATGGCGTTGGGCTTGATCGCTTTTTCGGTGTACAGCTTTGCCGAAGCGGCGTGGCGCAGGATCAACATGGATGTGCCGGGCATGTCGCAAGCCTAA
- a CDS encoding helix-turn-helix transcriptional regulator: MSSPSRVPTYVMQQRSELTDFYIRDKKGRRAETSPHRHEYFQIQINLGGDTVQHIGNVERAFPRNTLAFILPHRVHVIPHPADSNFIVINFSQTFLLPHLQCDPMDLEEVSILLAPELSPFRFQEHLDFILGDEDFARICTLIEQMRVLDENRQFGTREMLKGLLLQLIGSVCALYAEPLKRLAEENAAEVSRRDALSRMSEYLRKNIADPDLNLIKVAAATYLSPTYLTHWLRKEIGKTFTELVLERRMHAARNYLLNGTRPVGEVARLCGFADEAYFSRRFRQIHGQPPGQFRRQQLNPDTPQLPLNT; encoded by the coding sequence ATGTCATCACCGAGCCGAGTCCCCACCTATGTCATGCAGCAACGCAGCGAATTGACTGATTTCTACATCCGCGACAAAAAGGGCCGGCGCGCCGAAACCAGCCCCCATCGCCACGAGTATTTCCAGATCCAGATCAACCTCGGCGGCGATACGGTGCAGCACATCGGCAACGTCGAGCGGGCGTTTCCACGCAACACGTTGGCCTTCATCCTGCCCCATCGCGTGCATGTGATCCCGCACCCGGCGGACAGCAATTTCATCGTGATCAATTTTTCCCAGACCTTCTTGCTGCCGCATTTGCAATGCGACCCGATGGACCTGGAAGAAGTCTCGATTCTGCTGGCGCCCGAGTTGTCGCCCTTCCGTTTCCAGGAACATCTGGACTTCATCCTGGGCGATGAGGATTTCGCCAGAATCTGCACCTTGATCGAACAGATGCGGGTGCTGGACGAGAACCGTCAATTCGGCACCCGGGAGATGCTCAAGGGTCTGTTGCTGCAACTGATCGGCAGCGTCTGCGCCTTGTACGCCGAGCCCCTGAAACGGTTGGCCGAGGAGAACGCCGCGGAGGTCAGCCGGCGCGACGCACTGAGCCGGATGTCGGAGTACCTGCGCAAGAACATTGCCGATCCTGACCTTAACCTGATCAAGGTGGCTGCCGCGACGTACTTGTCACCCACCTACCTGACTCACTGGTTGCGCAAGGAAATCGGCAAGACCTTCACCGAACTGGTGCTTGAGCGCCGGATGCATGCGGCGCGTAATTACCTGCTCAACGGGACGCGGCCCGTGGGCGAAGTGGCGAGGTTGTGCGGGTTTGCCGACGAGGCTTATTTTTCCAGGCGCTTTCGCCAGATCCATGGCCAGCCGCCGGGGCAGTTCAGGCGCCAGCAGTTGAATCCGGATACGCCGCAGTTGCCGTTGAATACCTGA